Proteins encoded by one window of Scatophagus argus isolate fScaArg1 chromosome 4, fScaArg1.pri, whole genome shotgun sequence:
- the LOC124057815 gene encoding uncharacterized protein LOC124057815, with protein MITFNLLANIFSFHPSEQFQFISQRHRGYPFSATLYVNGIMVTRISSCCEYRYTPGFQQGKKSCFRLTWLAGGIPCYRCTSLRNKYSSCQQLNSGTKENLILPLEQSPGNGMESCPSSPLFIPAKPQNKSVRRTRRHTREGGRRSTDSEDPSVAGIKETSKKKRRNGQTNQKESKGKTAGNTREEGQDSKDLEVSLRSTVAKKCEDKASSERQEQKATSNATVPETEQPRSNKTSKVLDSLQDEEALTKQNGEKQKDLGSNGKNRGGERLKDFYEECVEMSAALEQGPNKHNWFKANILERCRLQKRLSLCPRAPDSDVEQSAESDTVPQPDGGPEDEEDTARQTAGKQEPVKEQDLQAQLDAMMTVLSTSDEVEQLVLRNTDLTDDLLLSLAGALKSSLSEVTLLNLNLNLIGPYGAHILLDVLRVKPQVKGLHLFGNKLRDHGVLTLLNGIAELQEQTARAAAAVQQAMLFSSEQNVVVQLPTGWSSFRVFALLELDIGGNGLSSNGVKVLASYMRGHSHLQYLGLAQTSGADLVAWKELFDSLKGNSTLTQIILDENNLGDPGVRLLADMLKENTGLRQVDLDRNGISDVGGNDIMGALLCRTQFPLRHLSIEENNISAGLMSRIQEEVKCK; from the exons ATGATCACCTTCAACCTTTTAGCTAATATTTTCTCCTTCCATCCTTCAGAACAGTTCCAGTTTATCTCTCAGAGGCACAGAGGTTACCCCTTCAGTGCTACCTTGTACGTTAATGGCATCATGGTGACCAGAATCAGTTCCTGCTGCGAATACCGCTACACTCCGGGCTTCCAGCAGGGCAAGAAGAGCTGCTTTAGGTTGACTTGGCTGGCTGGTGGGATTCCCTGTTACAG atgtaCAAGTCTCCGAAACAAATACAGCTCCTGCCAACAGCTGAACAGCGGCACAAAGGAGAACTTAATTCTCCCTCTCGAGCAGAGCCCTGGCAATG GCATGGAGTCATGTCCATCATCCCCTCTGTTTATTCCTGCCaaaccacaaaataaatcagtgagGAGGACAAGAAGACACACCAGGGAAGGTGGAAGAAGATCCACAGACAGTGAAGATCCCAGTGTTGCTGGGATTAAAGAGACCTCCAAGAAGAAACGACGCAATGGTCAAACTAAtcagaaagagagcaaaggcAAGACAGCTGGAAATACGAGGGAAGAAGGGCAAGACAGCAAAGACTTGGAGGTCTCGCTAAGGTCAACAGTGGCTAAAAAATGTGAAGACAAAGCATCATCTGAGAGACAAGAGCAGAAAGCCACCAGCAATGCTACAGTGCCAGAAACAGAGCAACCTCGATCAAACAAGACAAGCAAAGTTCTCG ATTCATTGCAGGATGAGGAAGCTCTGACTAAGCAGaatggagagaaacagaaagaccTGGGATCAAATGGGAAAAACAGAGGTGGGGAAAGACTGAAAGACTTCTATGAAGAATGTGTGGAAATGAGCGCTGCTTTGGAGCAAGgcccaaacaaacacaactggtTCAAGGCAAACA TCCTGGAGAGGTGCCGGCTCCAGAAGAGACTATCATTGTGTCCCAGAGCACCAGACTCAGATGTGGAGCAGAGTGCAGAAAGTGACACGGTCCCACAGCCTGATGGAGGGCCAGAGGACGAAGAGGACACGGCCAGACAGACTGCTGGCAAACAGGAGCCTGTTAAAGAACAAGACCTGCAGGCACAG CTTGATGCCATGATGACAGTGCTGAGTACATCTGATGAGGTGGAGCAGCTGGTTCTGAGGAACACGGACCTGACAGACGACCTTCTGCTGAGCTTGGCGGGGGCCCTCAAGAGCAGCCTGTCTGAGGTCACGCTTCTCAACCTCAACCTCAATCTCATTGGCCCATATGGTGCTCACATCCTGCTGGACGTGCTGAGAGTGAAGCCTCAGGTCAAAGGCTTACA cttGTTTGGAAACAAACTGCGTGATCATGGAGTGCTGACCCTGTTGAATGGAATAGCTGAGCTGCAGGAGCAAACAGcgagagctgctgctgccgtcCAACAGGCAATGCTTTTCTCATCAGAGCAGAATGTGGTTGTGCAGCTCCCCACCGGATGGAGCTCTTTCAGGGTTTTTGCACTTTTGGAGTTGGATATTGGGGGAAATGGCTTGAGTAGCAATGGGGTAAAGGTATTAGCATCATATATGAGGGGCCACTCGCATCTTCAGTACTTAGGGCTGGCACAGACCAGCGGTGCTGATCTGGTGGCATGGAAAGAACTTTTCGACAGCCTCAAAGGAAACAGTACACTGACTCAGATCATCCTGGATGAGAACAACTTGGGAGACCCGGGGGTCAGGCTGTTAGCCGACATGCTGAAAGAGAACACAGGTCTGCGACAGGTGGATCTGGACAGGAATGGCATCAGCGACGTGGGAGGAAACGACATCATGGGGGCATTGCTATGCAGGACGCAGTTCCCTCTGAGGCATCTGAGCATTGAAGAGAACAACATCAGTGCAGGGCTAATGAGTAGGATACAGGAAGAGGTAAAATGTAAGTGA